A genomic window from Populus alba chromosome 19, ASM523922v2, whole genome shotgun sequence includes:
- the LOC118042929 gene encoding cellulose synthase-like protein D3, whose protein sequence is MASRSFKGTRSNLSISSDAAESHKPPLPQTVTFGRRTSSGRYISYSRDDLDSELGSSDFMNYTVHLPPTPDNQPMDPSISQKVEEQYVSNSLFTGGFNSVTRAHLMDKVIESEASHPQMAGAKGSSCAIPGCDAKVMSDERGVDILPCECDFKICRDCFIDAVKIGGGICPGCKEPYKNTELDEVDVDSGRPLPLPPPGTVSKMERRLSLMKSTKSALMRSQTGDFDHNRWLFETRGTYGYGNAIWPSDGGFGNGNDEEVGGPKELMNKPWRPLTRKLKIPAAVISPYRLLIFVRIVILALFLQWRIMHPNNDAIWLWGMSVVCEVWFAFSWLLDQLPKLCPINRATDLNVLKDKFETPSPSNPTGKSDLPGVDVFVSTADPEKEPPLVTANTILSILAADYPVEKLSCYVSDDGGALLTFEAMAEAASFANVWVPFCRKHDIEPRNPESYFSLKRDPYKNKVKQDFVKDRRRVKREYDEFKVRINSLPDSIRRRSDAYHAREEIKAMKLQRQHKDDEPVESVKIPKATWMADGTHWPGTWLNPAPEHSRGDHAGIIQVMLKPPSDEPLLGTSDETKIMDFTDVDIRLPLLVYVSREKRPGYDHNKKAGAMNALVRASAIMSNGPFILNLDCDHYIYNSQAMREGMCFMMDRGGDRLCYVQFPQRFEGIDPSDRYANHNTVFFDVNMRALDGLMGPVYVGTGCLFRRIALYGFDPPRAKEDHPDCCSCCFARRKKHSSAANTPEENRALRMGDYDDEEMNLSLLPKKFGNSTFLIDSIPVTEFQGRPLADHPAVKNGRPPGALTIPRELLDASTVAEAISVISCWYEDKTEWGNRVGWIYGSVTEDVVTGYRMHNRGWKSVYCVTKRDAFRGTAPINLTDRLHQVLRWATGSVEIFFSRNNALLASRRMQFLQRIAYLNVGIYPFTSIFLIVYCFLPALSLFSGQFIVQTLNVTFLAYLLIITLTLCLLAVLEIKWSGIDLEEWWRNEQFWLIGGTSAHLAAVLQGLLKVVAGIEISFTLTSKSGGDDVDDEFADLYVVKWTSLMIPPITIMMVNLIAIAVGFSRTIYSVIPQWSRLLGGVFFSFWVLAHLYPFAKGLMGRRGRTPTIVFVWSGLIAITISLLWVAINPPSGTTQIGGSFQFP, encoded by the exons ATGGCCTCAAGATCATTCAAAGGCACTCGATCAAATCTATCAATTAGCTCGGATGCTGCCGAATCTCACAAACCTCCTCTGCCTCAGACCGTGACATTTGGCCGGAGGACTTCCTCTGGTCGCTATATCAGCTACTCAAGGGATGATCTTGATAGTGAACTTGGGAGTAGTGATTTCATGAACTATACGGTGCACTTACCACCGACCCCTGACAACCAACCCATGGATCCATCTATCTCACAAAAGGTTGAAGAGCAATATGTCTCAAATTCACTCTTTACAGGCGGTTTTAATAGTGTTACTCGTGCTCATCTCATGGACAAGGTGATTGAATCTGAAGCCAGCCATCCCCAAATGGCTGGTGCTAAGGGATCCTCTTGTGCGATTCCAGGGTGTGATGCCAAGGTGATGAGTGATGAGCGTGGTGTTGATATTCTCCCTTGTGAGTGTGATTTCAAAATATGCCGGGATTGCTTTATTGATGCAGTGAAAATTGGAGGTGGAATTTGCCCTGGTTGCAAGGAGCCCTATAAAAACACCGAATTAGATGAAGTGGATGTGGACAGTGGAAGGCCTCTTCCACTTCCTCCACCAGGCACAGTGTCCAAAATGGAGAGGAGGTTGTCATTGATGAAGTCAACCAAATCAGCGCTGATGAGAAGCCAGACTGGGGACTTTGATCACAATAGGTGGCTCTTTGAAACAAGGGGAACTTATGGGTATGGCAATGCTATCTGGCCAAGTGATGGGGGGTTCGGCAATGGGAATGATGAGGAAGTTGGTGGGCCCAAAGAATTGATGAACAAGCCATGGAGGCCACTTACTCGAAAATTAAAGATACCAGCTGCTGTTATCAGTCCATATCG GCTTCTCATTTTTGTTCGGATTGTTATTCTTGCACTATTCTTGCAATGGAGGATCATGCATCCAAACAACGACGCAATCTGGCTGTGGGGGATGTCAGTGGTTTGCGAGGTCTGGTTTGCTTTTTCTTGGCTTTTGGATCAACTTCCAAAGCTATGCCCTATCAATCGTGCTACAGATCTGAAtgtattgaaagataaatttgaaaCACCCAGCCCTAGCAACCCCACTGGTAAATCTGATCTCCCTGGCGTAGATGTTTTTGTCTCTACTGCAGATCCAGAAAAAGAACCGCCACTTGTCACTGCAAACACCATCTTATCAATTCTAGCAGCTGATTACCCAGTTGAAAAGCTTTCTTGTTATGTTTCCGATGATGGAGGTGCACTTTTAACATTTGAGGCCATGGCCGAAGCAGCGAGTTTTGCAAATGTATGGGTTCCTTTCTGCCGTAAACATGATATTGAGCCCAGGAATCCAGAATCCTACTTCAGTTTGAAGAGGGATCCTTACAAGAACAAAGTGAAGCAAGATTTTGTCAAGGATCGTCGAAGAGTAAAGCGTGAATATGATGAGTTCAAGGTTCGAATAAATAGCTTGCCTGATTCTATTCGCCGCCGATCTGATGCCTATCATGCTCGGGAGGAAATCAAGGCCATGAAGCTTCAGAGACAGCACAAGGACGATGAACCTGTGGAGAGTGTAAAGATTCCAAAAGCTACATGGATGGCAGATGGTACCCATTGGCCAGGGACTTGGCTGAATCCTGCTCCTGAGCACTCTAGGGGTGACCATGCTGGTATAATACAG GTGATGTTGAAACCTCCCAGCGATGAGCCACTACTTGGAACTTCTGATGAAACTAAGATAATGGACTTTACTGATGTTGATATACGTCTCCCATTGCTTGTTTATGTTTCTCGTGAGAAGCGTCCAGGTTATGATCACAACAAGAAGGCAGGGGCCATGAATGCACTTGTTCGAGCCTCAGCCATTATGTCTAATGGTCCTTTCATTCTTAATCTTGATTGTGATCACTATATTTACAATTCCCAGGCAATGAGGGAAGGGATGTGTTTCATGATGGATCGAGGAGGTGATCGCCTCTGTTATGTTCAGTTCCCTCAGAGGTTTGAGGGCATAGACCCTTCTGATCGATACGCTAATCACAACACTGTTTTTTTTGATGTGAACATGCGTGCCCTTGATGGTCTAATGGGTCCAGTCTATGTTGGAACTGGTTGCCTCTTTAGAAGGATTGCTCTTTATGGCTTTGACCCACCACGGGCAAAAGAAGATCACCCAGATTGCTGCAGCTGCTGCTTTGCCCGGCGCAAGAAACATTCCTCAGCTGCAAACACCCCAGAAGAGAACAGGGCTCTAAGAATGGGTGATTATGATGATGAAGAGATGAACCTCTCCCTGCTCCCTAAGAAGTTTGGCAACTCAACATTCCTCATTGACTCAATCCCAGTGACAGAGTTTCAAGGTCGTCCTCTTGCAGATCACCCAGCTGTTAAGAATGGACGCCCACCTGGTGCTCTCACTATTCCCCGTGAGCTTCTCGATGCATCAACTGTTGCAGAGGCAATCAGTGTCATATCTTGCTGGTATGAAGACAAGACTGAGTGGGGAAATCGAGTTGGGTGGATTTATGGATCTGTTACTGAAGATGTTGTCACTGGGTATAGGATGCACAACAGGGGATGGAAATCAGTTTATTGTGTTACCAAGCGTGATGCCTTCCGTGGCACTGCTCCAATTAACCTCACAGATAGGCTTCATCAAGTTCTCAGGTGGGCTACTGGTTCtgttgaaattttcttttcccGCAACAATGCCCTCTTAGCCAGCCGTAGAATGCAATTTCTTCAGAGGATAGCATATCTGAACGTTGGCATCTATCCCTTCACTTCGATCTTCCTGATTGTGTACTGCTTCCTCCCTGCACTTTCCCTATTCTCTGGCCAGTTCATTGTTCAGACCCTTAATGTCACTTTTCTTGCCTATCTCCTAATCATCACATTGACTCTATGTTTACTTGCTGTGCTTGAAATCAAATGGTCTGGCATCGACCTAGAGGAGTGGTGGAGGAATGAACAGTTTTGGTTGATTGGAGGAACCAGTGCCCACCTTGCTGCTGTGCTTCAGGGATTGTTGAAAGTTGTTGCAGggattgaaatttctttcacCTTGACTTCAAAATCAGGTGGTGATGATGTTGATGATGAGTTTGCTGATCTCTACGTTGTCAAATGGACATCGCTGATGATACCTCCTATTACAATCATGATGGTCAACTTAATTGCAATAGCAGTTGGATTTAGCCGAACAATTTACAGTGTTATACCACAGTGGAGTAGATTACTGGGTGGGGTTTTCTTCAGTTTCTGGGTCCTGGCTCATCTCTACCCTTTTGCTAAAGGTCTTATGGGAAGAAGAGGAAGGACACCGACCATTGTTTTTGTGTGGTCAGGACTTATTGCAATCACC